In Montipora capricornis isolate CH-2021 chromosome 4, ASM3666992v2, whole genome shotgun sequence, the DNA window TTATGGAGAGAGAAAAGGTTGATAGACTTAAAATCTTCTTTGGAACACAAACAGGGAAAGCTAAGGTATGGgaacttgaattttaattttgaccCTGAAAACGCGCCAATAAGCATGCACTCTATTgcgttaaaaaaatattttgttcagaCTTAATGGTAGCAAGCCCTAGGATTTCACGGTAACGATTGTTTCCAGTACCGTGTCATTACCGTGTGATTAAAATAACGGAACCGGAAAATAGTTTCCCAGGTAAATATGCAGCCTTACCGATCGATCATTCTGTTGACACTTAAATAGATATTgaactttttttaaacaaagtatACACTGAAGCTCTATTTTAAAGTATTTGCAAGATATTTATTGAAATCAATGATTATGATAATTAAAAACGGGTTCCCATGAATTTTAACGGAACCAAAAAATAGTTACAGATGGGTTCCCATGATCTCTTTGCACGGAACcgaaaatatgttttccatggGATTTGAAATCCTAGGGCTTGTGGTAGCTTAAGCTCTCTGTTCAAGTTAGTTCACTTTGTTGTGgaacttgaaaaatgtaaaGGATACATTTTTTACTTAGCGTATTCTTATGTGACCCAGTTGTACAGGGAGCTGGCAAAAACCCAGAAGAATGCTAGACCACTGTTAGTTAAatcttgaaatgaaaaaggagcATTCTTCTCTACAGGAATTTTATGAATTTTAGTCAATGAATCAATTAGTGCATCAGTGGAGTTTGGTTTGATTTTaatccattgacgagtaaagttGTCTCAaattagacagagtgaaatatatcaagtctcactcccaggggtcaatgggttagcTTAATACTCTGACACTAAAACACTCGACTGAGGAAGACGATGTGATGATattgaaaattttcttttaaatactGTTACCGGTATTGCTCTTAGTTGGTAATTATTTGAATCACTTTTTTTCTTAGCTTTTctatgtggcaatttttttcattcattacCCCACAGAGCCTGGCAGAGTCACTGCTTGTTGAAGCGACCAAGATGGGACTGATCAGTGAGGTTTTGGATTTAAAGAATTATGAACCAGAGGACAGTCTCATGGAGGAGGTAGTGAGTAACATTTCCGTACATATACTTTAAGAACTTCAACATACAGTAGATTGAATTGCAGAGGAAGAGCTCCAAGAAATGTGTTTATCCTTAGCTCATAAGTTGTGATAAAGTGGTGGTGACTTAGATTGCCTGTGACATCCCTTAATTTTGGAGCTTTAAATGCCAACTTTaacaaaaatacctttcaaaAAGACTTTGCATTTCCctcatattaattttaaaatattcttgacAACCTTTACTCTCAGCTCAAACAAGATGAAAGGTTTATGCACATTATGGCGAAAGTAAATCCACACCATAAAGAGCTTTGAGAGGAACTTGATAGTGAAATACCCCTTTCTTATCCTGTACAACTGCATATACTACCTGTTTCCAGATTAAGGAGgcattaatatttttctttgtagGCAGATACATGTGTGTTTATCATCAGCACATACGTCGATGGAAATCCCCCAGATAGTGTCAAGTGGTTTTACAAATGGCTGGAGGAGGCTTCCAATGATTTCCGTGTGCAGAAGTCATTGCTAAAAGATTTAAACTATGCTGTATTTGGCCTTGGGAATTCTCTTTATGAAGACAATTTTAATATGGTGGGTTGCCATTGAGAATCTACATATACGggtatatacatgtacctcaGCAGAGGGTTGTCCGAAGAAAAACATCAGTTTCCATTTATTCACTAAAATAGATCCCTGTGATATGGTATACCCAATGCTGTATAATACAtgtaggcctttttcgatacaTTAAATTTCTCCTTCATAGTGAAGCaatgaggacaaagacaaagaaaagtggatgatatgtaaatatttttcgcaTTCATTCCagcgtgtttctattgttttgtcctcactgcctcactatcaagctgaatatttgatatttcgaaaatagcCTATTTAGGAGTCATTCAGGCATAGTGCTCATCAACTGCACCTCTCACCTGTGTAATCTTATGTAGGTGCAGTTTTTGGTGATCTCAACCTGACTTCCTAAGGGAGCGAGTCATTACCAATGACCAAAGGTCCCTTGGAATCCAtcttcatgatcatcatcatcatcatcattgtcccTGCCCTTGTCATGATCATCATTATTAAAGGTGATGTCACAAACGTAGCAGTTTATAGCTTAGGTTGATCCCACTCCCTGGTCCCATGTATTTTTTTAACAAGTCAACCACATGTTTAGGTTGGGAGAAATGTTGACAAGAGACTTGAGATGCTTAGTGCAAGAAGAGTGTTTCCTCTAGGAACTGGAGATGAAAATCTGACAAACAGTGAACATGGAGGTAAGCATTGATCATTCTAAtgacaattatttacaaaacgTTTTGTATAAATTGTGTCATTTTCAGCTATGAACTGAAGGTTGGAAAGATCATTGCAGTTACTTAAGCAACTTAAAGTGCAACAGAACCTCATTTAtcatattgttttcaaagaagCAACATCCAATTAAAATCTTTTGAAATTGTTAAATCCATGATTTACAAACTTGTGCATTTTTAAAGGTACATATAATAATCTTTCCTGACATTTATGACGGATTCTCAAAACCATGGTTCTACCTGAGGACTGGGTGAAGCTTATTGTGATGTCTACAAAGGGATATCAATCCAGCAGAACAGATAGAAACTTCAACAAACTTGCGAGTGAGAcatattttcaaagaattttgTAGTAAAAAGAGTATCAGTTCAAGGCGATATGCCAAACCATTGAGTGATCTCTGTAGAGAGCTTTTCAGGGTTCCTTTGCATAGATCACTTGACCCAGTCCCCAAGAATAAAAGAGAACCTTGGAATTCGGGAAGggtgcaaaattaaaattcattttaaaaaccAGGGATTTAACCAATTCAACCCTAACACTTTAAAGCAGTTGGAAAGGAACCCCTATAAAACCAAGTCTTGAGCAGGAATTGGGCTTGGTCCTGAGCAAGTGTTAAATTTGCTCAACTGACTGCGATTgtctttccaactttcattttatttcattctaCAGTTCAAATAGACCAACTTTCATatgacattacaaaataaacgtaaacaaaaatgcaaaacattaattatcaaacaaaacaaacaaattttcattggcttagcgcaCAATGTCATCTCTCCATTGAACTTTCTGAAAAGCAGCCAGCATTTCACTTTgatgtcatttgaaatgcagtatgTGATTGGGAAATTGAACTATTTACTGCCTACCGGTATATTAGGAGTTTTCTTGGCAGAAATGAGGAGAAGCTTTGccttaatcttgccaaacattggggtctgtgaaacaaattgcgaatactttttcaaggtcatatgaaagtcgctctataaaaaaattgttttattctaaaACTTCATTTTCAGCTATGTTGCTTAAAATTCCAGATTTTATTTAAGGTACTGAAAATGACTTCACGTTTTGGAGTGCCAAGTTCCTTTCACACTTGAAAGGAAGGGTggaaaaatcaagtgaagagAGCTGCCATCCTTCTGTTGAAACTGAATGCGCTCAAGACAGTTGTTGTCAAGATCAAGGAGATTCTGAGAAAAATAAGCTTCAATCTGACAAGGTAATCAGCGATCTGGAAATTCTGATCAAGGTTCCTGAAAACACAATATGATAAGTGTCATAAATAAATTGTGAATCATTTTGTGCTCTTATTCCTGCAGGTGTTGACCAAGTGTGACTAATCCTTTGTTAGCTCATTGACCAGGCACCAATGATCCACCAATAGATAGGGGAGCGTGGCTGGTGCACTCACCTTCTACCAATGTTACCTGGGTTTGATGCCCTCACTAAATGTCCTGTGTGGGTTTAGTTCATTGGTTCCCTATTCTTCTTTGTTAAGTTTTTAAACCCACTTTACACTGTACTAGCACAAAAAGCTGGCTTGGCACTCCAAAATCGGGACCGTATCTCTTTTTTTTGGTCACGGTAATAAGAAAGTATTgaattctcgtttgtctcacgatgtgcttacttgtgatgtagattgcgacatttcgactgcatactgctagtcttcatcaggtgatgaggtcgactggttacatgtcaccttttaagcaggatgctctgctgtgattggttggttttcagcagctgtgattggtgcgtttcaaTCTTTACTGTatcggtgtgttgttcctttggCGGTCCGGTGTCGTACGGTtctcctgttgttgtgtttcttgatcgtgggcatccatgcttcAGGAATTTCTgttccactatccctgttgatgttgttagggtgaagtcttatgtgaatcgcctctattgatcgtgatcctcattggtacacacgcagggtcaaagaggTGATTCACATAAGACCtcaccctaacaacatcaacagggatagtggaatagaaattccggaagcatTCCGTAACCAGttgacctcatcgcctgatgaagactagcagtatgcagttgaaatgtcgcgatctacatcacaagtgaccacatcgtgagacaaacgagaatgcTTTAtcattattgtacttcaccacgatgaataacaacATCCTTCTTTACAACAGTAAATATTTCGTGTGTAAACAGGGCAAACAGAAAGCATATTAGGTACCCGTGCCTGAAATTATATGGGTGCCCAACACATCTAGGAAGGTGTGCCATTTTGGAGTGCTGTATGTATGTGTAAAAGGGGTATGTGTAAAAGGGGTTTAAATTTCATGTCATTTGATTTGAGTGGCAACTTGTGTAAGATTTGCActcaaaaatattgtaatcctTGCGGGAATAAATGAGTTGAAATCATCTTCTTGTGCTTTATTATCTCACCTCCACTTTGATGaatagttgttgtttttttgggggggggagtGCTGCTCAGATATATGTATGTATTTACAAAGCTAGAGACtgttattcttattattactgTCATTATTTAAATATGAATTATTAATATGCCAGTTTCAAACATCAACAATGGCATTTAGGTGTAGCTACATTGTACCTGCTTCTGCCATTCATATATGCTCACAATGACCATTAGAGAACTTGACAATTTGAATGTTTCATATGCCATGTCTCGGAAAAAAGTTCACCTCAAAACCAGTGGGGTTGGAACAAAATCTCAAGTAACATGGTAAAATTGTGAGCCTTGAAGCACTCTTCCAATATTTTAGCCCACTCTGCATAAATAACATTGTCATTGTGCAACCAGGCAGTTAAGCttaattcattaattttggtttcTTGCAATAATTCTTGTTTTATGCATGTCATATTCAAAATCTCAAATTAGTTTACAGTTCTCATTTTCAATCATGTTTCCTTGTACCACCTTGTCCTTTCATCCAAAGTCCCTGTTGAATTTCCAATTCCACACATACTATCATTAGATGAGATTTTACTGTCTGATCAGTAAAACACCATTAATGATACGTGACTCACAGTAAGTAAGTCATTCATCATGGTGTGTTGTTATCTAGGTTACTACTGTATAGTCCAATGTTGAAGATCACAGCAATCAATGGTTTCGTTGTAGATATTTGTTCCTAGCTCGTAGTTTATGTCGTATCACAGCATTGGCCAAATCTAATAAAGTTTTATTGATGGTGGCCTGCACCACAATGAATCCATTGTGtctacaataatttattaattctGGGCACTCAAAGTCTCTGCATTATGGATTTGGTCCAGTTTTTGGTCCTTACAGCACAATTTCCTGGTCTGGGCTCCCCATGTCCCCAGGGTTTCCAACCCTGTAGCTAATGTGCTATCCCACTTTCAGAAGCATTTCTAGACTCTTGCTCCAAGCACTTATCTATTTTGCCTCATATTTAGCGACAACAGTGTGTCATAGCACCTTTAAGCTTTAATTATCAGCAGTTCGTAATCTTCACATAACGGCAGGGTTTCCTGACCCCTCTAACCCAACGGCTTCTCTTGAAGAAGGTGTTGAGGCGCATCCTCCTCTTCCAGGGTGTATTCATCTGGTTACACCTTGTGTGTTGAACACTGTATGTCCAGTCTTCCAGTCTTGGCTTAGTGCTCAGGACTTTTCTAAGATTTGGGCAGCATTAACCTTTGCCTTCCTCCATTAATTGTGTGCAAGTTTCACCCTTGCTTTGACCTTTCAATCAATTGCATACGCTTTCATCCTGATCTGGCTCTCCCGCAGTGTATGGCAGTTCTGCTCAAATCGTCTAAGACCAACACTTTTAGGCACGGAAAGTGCCTTACCATGATAGTTGTTTTCATGGCCATGCAAGCATATTTTCTTCTTGCTAGGCCGCCGAAAGGGCCTCCCCTGTGCTTCCACTCGGTACGCTTTCTCACTAGTCACATTATTGGGCAATTGCTATGGGGCAGCGCCAGGGTCGTGGGTCTCCCTTACCATTGCCTCAAGGGCCAAGGATCAAAGTACTTGATCACTGGTCATCTGACTGTTATCAGCTGTTTATTATAACTCCACAAGACGTTCTGTGTACAATTGTGTTTAAGATGGCCATTATCAACAACCctctttttttgaagttcagcaTTTACATGGCTCTTGCTTTCCTGCTTGGGGGGATGCATTGCCTTGCATACATCTGTGGTGGGTAAGTCTGcacagcgacttcccccaagcttgttggctcatTGGCCTATGTCATCCCTTGCTAACCAATACTCCTGTCCGATCTACAGGTAGCATGTGCTGTTTTGCATTCAGCTCGTattgctggggagataagtgaggttttTGTCATGCAATCCAAAGTCATATCGACTGGCCGGCcacaaggcagtgttccccttgATAGCACCATCTTATGTTTTGATTTCTGTTTTCTCTCGTGTGGCGCCTCTTATGTAAGCATATTTCAATTATTGTGTTCTGCCCATGAACAGGGACATTAGTGCATTGTTGTGTCTGTTAATATTAACATGATACCATCACCATGATCATCACCATCACTATTGGTCAACTCTCCATCTTGTGTCAGCTGATAGTCCTTGATACGATATCAACCATAAATATGATTATTTATTACACTTGTatgattagggagcttaagcaaggacaacgatGACTGCTacaagaacgccacaaaacaaagggtttaattagcaaaaacaacagctcTGGACGCCCTGCATGCATTTTACTTTTTGatatatttctttgccgttctcgtctcgACAACGACgtaaaatgatcaaatttgttGTCATGTGGGGGATGTGAGCACCTGCTGATATATCTTCAATTTCCTCCTTAAATATCCATACTGTTCTCACCTATTTTATTTCTGGAATATTGACACTCACTTTCCATTCTGAGCAActcagaataataattattctgaGATAATTATTCTCATTGTGAGATTGATACAaagggaaataatatttttagacagcCTTCTTGTAGCCGTCATCCCGTCTTtgatgcttaagctccctattgtcaaCACTGCTTAATGCTGATACTTGTTAACAGGCACCCCCATATAAGAAGCAAGATATTCCCTACAGTAGATGGTCAAAATGATCCTTGCTTTATGTTTTGTTCAAGATTTTATATGAAAGTTCTAGTGAAGAGTCTGTTGGGGAAGACAATGAGCAACAGAAGGAGGAGAACTTGTTAGACTTGGAGGAATTAGGTCCTTTGATGAATTCAATGAAAAAAGCGAAGGTAAAACATTGAACAAAGGTTGAACCAAAAATAATGATCTACACCTTTTTTTGCTTGGTGATAAGCCATACTGATCGATATCTGATACCATGTAGCCCTGATTGGTCACTAAAGAACATTGTCACTTAGGTTGGAAATCAGTTTGTTTCAATACATCTTAAGGAATCCTAtttaatggggggggggggggggcaatgAAGTGAGTGCCAGACGCACAAGTCATTACGATGGTCTGGGGGAATGCTCTTGCAGAATCTTTTGAAATGCAGAGGTGCAGAAGTGCTACTTTCATAGATAtgtcaacaaaagtaaacaTTAATTATCTATGATGTTTCCAAATGGATTTCCTTCACAAATATATTTGTAAATCAATTGCAAATTTCCAAGGTCATTATGGCACAGAATGGGTGATATAAATACTCACTTAGGTACTTAGGTACTTAGGTAACTCAGATAAGATAAATCTAGCTTTAGTCACTTGCaccagttttgtttcatttaataAATGACCTCAGGTTCAGGTATGTAATCCGTCCCACAATGAATGAGCAGCACCCTAGGGCACTCAAGCGTTCCTCATTCATTGTAGAACGGTTCCACAATTTGAGGTGCCTCAGAGCTGAATGGCCGGACATGTCTGAGGGTCACAAACAGCGAAGGCCGAATTTGCAGACTTTGCAGGCTTTTCTTCAAATGGAATATTTTTATAGTACTTTTCCACTTTTCAATCTCCACTGAGAAATAGGTGGATTCTTGAAAAGTGAGGAACTTTTTGTAATATCTGATAATTTCGTTTTGATTATGGGTGTCCGTGCACATGGTCATCAACAACCTGTCTGAGAGTATCAAATCTTGATGACGTGAGAATCTGGTGCCAACTTCTCGGACCACATGGTCAACAAAGCAGTGGTATCATAATGTTCATCAATATGTCTTTGAATAATCCTGTAGATATTATTGTCTGTTTTCTGTTTGTAGGAAGAAAAAGGTGCTATACAAAGCAATGGTTCAAAAAGGATGATAGGTACaagaataacttttttttttcattgtggAATTGTACAAAATGTCACTCTGCGTCTTTTAGAATTCAGTCATTGCATTCTAAGCCATATTTTCATTGGTATGAAAATGATAATGTACTccaagaaaatgcaaattttgaatttttgtacAACGTGTCGTCTTTTTCTCTTaagccaaaaagaaaactgcagAGCCAAAGGAGATGATAACCCCAGCCCTGGAAAAAGCTTTAACAAAGCAAGGTACTATGAATAATAATCTTAGTAGAAACTTCTGTGGATTAAAAATGCAAAGACATCAAAGTTAAGTCCAGCCACTTGGAAAATATTGTAGGTTTAGCAATTTATTAGTCATTTTGAATGGGAAGACTGAAGGCCTCCTTCTTAGAAATAAACACTAAATAACTGTAAATTACAGTAAGAAAGGAACTACACGTAGTTGAATTACTGATAGTCTGTGAAAGTCCTTTGTATAGCTTCCCAATGATATTCCTTTTAATGCATTACATTTATTTTCTCAGGCTATCGCTTGATTGGTACCCACTCTGGGGTTAAACTTTGCAGGTGGACCAAGGTATGCAAGATGTAGTTCTGTTGACAACATTCTGTTTAAGCTGGATTTTAAGTTAACTTTGACTGGTTTTTGCATCTGTGTTCTCTAGTCCATGTTACGAGGCCGTGGTGGTTGCTACAAGCATACCTTTTATGGAATCGAAAGTCATCGCTGTATGGAAACCACACCCAGCTTAGCTTGCGCCAATAAGTGTGTCTTTTGTTGGAGGTACGTGTAGTACTTGTTGCTCATTGCTGTTTAAACGTTTTAAGGACgctgcctactattgttattgcacatacgttctgtgtatctcgagatactcggatttcctatgggtagtgcttattaatacagggatatttttgcgcggttcaaaactatgcggagaaagtagaacttagcaagtgttcttggtatccaaaaagaaaattggaggtaaccatgcatttttcagagataattaagctttaatttggaaaagaacatacattgctttgtatttaaaagctttttacaaatattgttaactaattatcttcgaaaaatacgtggttacccctaattttcttttgggatttcaataaaacttgttaagtaaaccgcacaaaaatacctttgaataggccattcccgagttcatgtctgcctcctcttcaaagcgagtctaagtgcgaagttttagTAAAGTTATTCAGTTCTAAACACGTGTTTTTGACAGAGACTGTGGTGGCAATTCTCAATGAAAACAATATTTCCTCAAAGTTGAACCTTTCAATACTCTGTTATTGTTTTCAAGTCCTTTTTATTTGGTACCTAGTGATTTGCTCAAAGACTTGTTATCTAAAATTTTGTCAAAAGAAGACAAGTGACACTTCCCACTGGCAtctatttttttcttggttttagtGACATGTCATTTTCATGTGCAACAGACCGGTTGAAGTTTAGTGTACTTGCTCCAAGATACATGTCTTGTTTCATGACTGTTTTCTCATTTAAGGCATCACACAAATCCGGTTGGAACCGAATGGAAATGGAAGATGGATGATCCAGACACTATTGTCAATGGTGCAATGGAAAATCACCGGAACATGATAAAGCAGTTCAGAGGTAGTGCTGAATGTTGTCAAACAACAACAGTTATTGTCTTAGCAGAGAGAAAGTATATTTATACTGTAgatacatttttttctttgccgGCCTCATCTGGCAGTTTTATGCTAGCAATGTAAAACAGACTTGATGCATCTACATCTAcgtgttccagcactcggcaaagtccctt includes these proteins:
- the LOC138047580 gene encoding S-adenosyl-L-methionine-dependent tRNA 4-demethylwyosine synthase TYW1-like isoform X1, which gives rise to MTTFRNNMASTLVRTGFLFVVAVISLQVDAYVKNPGREPNWQDRLVEWWMSVRKFGASLLLGGMGLSWLIVKLRRKQAPDIKEFEKKKTGKDGARVRECSSSQLNAIMEREKVDRLKIFFGTQTGKAKSLAESLLVEATKMGLISEVLDLKNYEPEDSLMEEVADTCVFIISTYVDGNPPDSVKWFYKWLEEASNDFRVQKSLLKDLNYAVFGLGNSLYEDNFNMVGRNVDKRLEMLSARRVFPLGTGDENLTNSEHGGTENDFTFWSAKFLSHLKGRVEKSSEESCHPSVETECAQDSCCQDQGDSEKNKLQSDKILYESSSEESVGEDNEQQKEENLLDLEELGPLMNSMKKAKEEKGAIQSNGSKRMIAKKKTAEPKEMITPALEKALTKQGYRLIGTHSGVKLCRWTKSMLRGRGGCYKHTFYGIESHRCMETTPSLACANKCVFCWRHHTNPVGTEWKWKMDDPDTIVNGAMENHRNMIKQFRGVPGVKPERFEEGMKIRHCALSLVGEPIMYPRINELVRILHGHEISSFLVTNAQFPDAIRNLIPVTQLYVSVDASTKESLKKIDRPLFRDFWPRFLDSLKALSEKGQRTVYRLTLVKSWNTEELQNYADLVSIGKPDFIEVKGVTYCGESKASTLTMENVPWHEEVIGFVQQLADLLPDYEIACEHEHSNCLLVAHKKFKKDDRWYTWIDYPSFHQLTRRYEESDGKESFTALDYMAKTPDWAVMGHAQRGFDPLETRWHRKKRKDISGC
- the LOC138047580 gene encoding S-adenosyl-L-methionine-dependent tRNA 4-demethylwyosine synthase TYW1-like isoform X2, giving the protein MTTFRNNMASTLVRTGFLFVVAVISLQVDAYVKNPGREPNWQDRLVEWWMSVRKFGASLLLGGMGLSWLIVKLRRKQAPDIKEFEKKKTGKDGARVRECSSSQLNAIMEREKVDRLKIFFGTQTGKAKSLAESLLVEATKMGLISEVLDLKNYEPEDSLMEEADTCVFIISTYVDGNPPDSVKWFYKWLEEASNDFRVQKSLLKDLNYAVFGLGNSLYEDNFNMVGRNVDKRLEMLSARRVFPLGTGDENLTNSEHGGTENDFTFWSAKFLSHLKGRVEKSSEESCHPSVETECAQDSCCQDQGDSEKNKLQSDKILYESSSEESVGEDNEQQKEENLLDLEELGPLMNSMKKAKEEKGAIQSNGSKRMIAKKKTAEPKEMITPALEKALTKQGYRLIGTHSGVKLCRWTKSMLRGRGGCYKHTFYGIESHRCMETTPSLACANKCVFCWRHHTNPVGTEWKWKMDDPDTIVNGAMENHRNMIKQFRGVPGVKPERFEEGMKIRHCALSLVGEPIMYPRINELVRILHGHEISSFLVTNAQFPDAIRNLIPVTQLYVSVDASTKESLKKIDRPLFRDFWPRFLDSLKALSEKGQRTVYRLTLVKSWNTEELQNYADLVSIGKPDFIEVKGVTYCGESKASTLTMENVPWHEEVIGFVQQLADLLPDYEIACEHEHSNCLLVAHKKFKKDDRWYTWIDYPSFHQLTRRYEESDGKESFTALDYMAKTPDWAVMGHAQRGFDPLETRWHRKKRKDISGC